One Chloroflexota bacterium DNA window includes the following coding sequences:
- a CDS encoding DMT family transporter encodes MATRPWLVPAAFILLGLIWGSSFLWIKIGIDEMDPATLVAHRVSLGAVAMLLYVRLTGEKLPRTFRELVPMAALGMIATALPFFLITWGELYIDSGTAAVLNSLTPIFSLILAGTILHTESVTLVRVIGLVTGFAGAALLASREFALRGDALALIGVGAVTVAAISYAVGASVSKAMVHGTPRNVVAAGNLTFGAVYIWVFALISGANLALPTQTDSIIAVLWLGLLGSFLAFMLLYFLIAHLDATVAAMVTYLFPVVGVTLGVVFLNEVLDARLLIGTALVLIGIVVVSLRYDQVVRVVTGLRGRG; translated from the coding sequence ATGGCCACTCGACCCTGGCTGGTTCCGGCTGCCTTCATTTTACTCGGGCTCATCTGGGGCTCCTCGTTCCTGTGGATCAAGATCGGCATCGACGAGATGGATCCCGCCACGCTGGTCGCGCATCGGGTCAGCCTGGGCGCCGTGGCCATGCTCCTGTACGTGCGCCTCACCGGCGAGAAGCTCCCGCGGACCTTCCGCGAGCTCGTCCCCATGGCCGCCCTGGGGATGATCGCCACCGCCCTCCCGTTCTTCCTGATCACGTGGGGCGAGCTCTACATCGACTCGGGGACCGCCGCGGTGCTCAACTCCCTCACGCCGATCTTCAGCCTGATCCTGGCCGGGACGATTCTCCACACCGAGTCGGTGACGCTGGTGCGAGTGATCGGCCTGGTGACCGGCTTCGCCGGCGCCGCCCTGCTCGCCTCCCGGGAGTTCGCGCTGCGAGGCGATGCGCTGGCATTGATCGGGGTGGGGGCCGTCACCGTGGCGGCCATCTCGTATGCGGTCGGGGCCTCCGTCTCGAAGGCGATGGTGCATGGGACCCCTCGCAACGTGGTGGCGGCAGGCAACCTCACCTTTGGTGCGGTCTATATCTGGGTCTTTGCGCTGATCAGCGGGGCGAACCTCGCGCTGCCGACCCAGACCGACAGCATCATCGCGGTGCTGTGGCTGGGGCTGCTCGGCTCGTTCCTGGCCTTCATGCTCCTGTATTTCCTGATCGCGCACCTGGACGCGACGGTGGCCGCCATGGTGACCTACCTCTTCCCGGTAGTGGGGGTCACGCTCGGGGTCGTGTTCCTGAACGAGGTGCTCGATGCGCGCCTCCTCATCGGCACCGCCCTGGTCCTGATCGGGATCGTAGTGGTGAGCCTTCGGTATGATCAGGTCGTGCGAGTGGTCACCGGCTTGAGAGGCCGCGGATGA
- a CDS encoding carbon-nitrogen hydrolase family protein: MPTLRVAACQIDPQLGDVEGNLDRIGRAVAEAAAAGAVLAVLPEAAVTGYAFGSLDEARPVARRAGVIAHNVLAGLAEVHRMTVICGTLEAHGDEVFNAALVAAPDGKRYTYRKMHLPYLGVDRFTTPGPDAPSVIDVGGLRIGVLICYDLRFPEAARMCALDGADLIALPTNWPVGVDFHPGIFAPSRAAENHCYLLACDRVGTERGVTFIGRSVLIDYDGKQLAVASDTKEELLVGEIDPEAARQTHVRRRPGEHEWDTMADRRPGLYRRLLDPAIDREHAASANLFSGDVE; encoded by the coding sequence ATGCCGACGCTTCGCGTGGCCGCCTGCCAGATCGATCCGCAGCTCGGCGACGTGGAGGGCAACCTCGACCGGATCGGCCGCGCGGTGGCCGAGGCTGCCGCAGCGGGGGCCGTCCTCGCCGTCCTTCCCGAGGCCGCCGTCACCGGATACGCGTTCGGCTCGCTCGACGAGGCGCGACCGGTTGCACGACGCGCCGGGGTGATCGCTCATAACGTCCTCGCCGGCCTGGCCGAGGTCCACCGCATGACCGTCATCTGCGGCACGCTCGAGGCGCACGGCGACGAGGTCTTCAACGCGGCGCTGGTCGCGGCTCCCGATGGGAAGCGCTACACCTACCGCAAGATGCATCTCCCCTACCTCGGGGTCGACCGGTTCACCACGCCCGGGCCCGATGCACCGAGCGTGATCGATGTCGGCGGCCTGCGCATCGGCGTCCTCATCTGCTACGACCTGCGCTTCCCGGAGGCGGCGCGCATGTGCGCGCTCGACGGGGCCGATCTGATCGCCCTGCCGACCAACTGGCCGGTCGGCGTCGACTTCCACCCCGGCATATTCGCCCCGTCCCGCGCCGCGGAGAACCACTGCTACCTGCTGGCCTGCGACCGCGTCGGGACGGAGCGCGGAGTCACGTTCATCGGTCGCTCGGTGCTGATCGACTACGACGGGAAGCAGCTGGCGGTGGCAAGCGACACGAAGGAAGAGCTGCTGGTCGGGGAGATCGACCCCGAGGCGGCGCGCCAGACCCATGTGCGGCGACGCCCCGGCGAGCACGAGTGGGACACGATGGCCGATCGTCGGCCGGGGCTGTATCGGCGCCTGCTCGATCCCGCGATCGACCGCGAGCACGCGGCGAGCGCGAACCTCTTCTCGGGGGACGTGGAATAG
- a CDS encoding helix-turn-helix domain-containing protein: MPTPRVRFGFHGDEVAGRLARELVAARAVSGLTQRQVAERAGVSQALISQAERGRIVPSLDVMHRLASAAGHDLVLRLYPGNGVRLRDSGQLQVAETIRAAASSAWRVRLEVPVGAAPDRRAVDMVLDGPAGMVAVEVERALLDLQAQLRAAQLKRAATVERTGRSAWLVIAVLDTRRNRAAVLNHRSLLAAALPVPSKRIWACLRAGVPVGGDGLLWVRMPSRGLAGKSG; encoded by the coding sequence ATGCCGACCCCCCGTGTTCGATTTGGCTTTCATGGCGATGAGGTGGCCGGGCGCTTGGCCCGCGAACTCGTCGCCGCTCGCGCGGTGTCCGGTCTGACGCAGAGGCAGGTAGCGGAACGAGCCGGTGTCAGTCAGGCTCTGATCAGCCAGGCTGAACGTGGTCGGATCGTGCCGAGCCTCGACGTCATGCATCGCCTCGCATCGGCGGCTGGCCATGACCTGGTGCTTCGCCTGTATCCGGGGAACGGCGTACGACTGCGCGACTCCGGGCAGTTGCAGGTCGCCGAGACGATCAGGGCCGCCGCATCGTCAGCCTGGCGGGTTCGGCTGGAGGTCCCTGTGGGTGCGGCGCCAGATCGGCGGGCAGTTGACATGGTGCTGGATGGCCCTGCGGGAATGGTCGCGGTGGAGGTGGAACGGGCGCTCCTCGATCTCCAGGCTCAGCTGCGGGCAGCTCAGCTCAAGCGAGCGGCCACGGTCGAGCGGACGGGCCGGTCAGCTTGGCTGGTCATCGCCGTCCTGGATACGCGGCGCAACCGGGCCGCGGTGCTGAATCATCGGTCGTTGCTGGCGGCTGCCCTTCCCGTCCCCTCGAAGCGGATCTGGGCCTGCCTTCGCGCCGGTGTGCCAGTCGGAGGGGACGGGCTCCTGTGGGTTCGCATGCCCTCCCGGGGGTTGGCCGGTAAGTCCGGCTAA
- the acs gene encoding acetate--CoA ligase, whose translation MEPAAEAATIENLLREERLFPPPPEFVRSATANDPQIYMRTATEEGFREFWTEEAERIDWMEPWTELLDWQLPYAKWFVGGKLNISVNCLDRHVANGLGDKVAYYWEGEPGDKRTLTYQDLLDETCRMANALRALGVQKGDRVAIYMPMIPELPVAMLACARIGAPHSVVFGGFSADALAGRIDDAQCTTVITADGGYRKGATVPLKSNADDAMARSPSVQNCVVVRRTGDAVEWQEGRDHWWHELTADQPATATPEPMDSEDLLYLLYTSGTTAKPKGIMHTTAGYLVGTAATHRLIFDIKPDDVYWCMADIGWVTGHSYIVYGPLANATTGIIYEGAIDFPDKDRWAQIAARYRATILYTAPTAIRALMKYGQEAFAGDDLSSLRLLGSVGEPINPEAWAWYWKYIGGERCPVVDTWWQTETGMILITPLPGITTTKPGSATFPFPGVKADVVDEAGSTVPLGGGGYLVLERPWPAMLRGIYGDHDRYVETYWSRYPGRYFAGDGCKRDDEGYYWLLGRVDDVMNISGHRISTTEVESALVSHPAVAEAAVVGRTDPITGQAIFCYVILRAGFEASEELAAELREHVAEVIGKLARPKQIMFTPDLPKTRSGKIMRRLLRDIAEKRPLGDVTTLADEGIVSSIREQSGRGED comes from the coding sequence ATGGAACCCGCGGCCGAGGCCGCGACCATCGAGAACCTCCTCCGCGAGGAGCGCCTCTTCCCACCACCACCCGAGTTCGTGAGAAGCGCCACGGCCAACGACCCGCAGATCTACATGCGGACCGCAACGGAGGAGGGCTTCCGCGAGTTCTGGACGGAAGAGGCCGAGCGGATCGACTGGATGGAGCCCTGGACCGAGCTCCTCGACTGGCAGCTCCCCTACGCCAAGTGGTTCGTCGGCGGCAAGCTGAACATCAGCGTCAACTGCCTCGACCGCCACGTCGCCAACGGCCTGGGGGACAAGGTCGCCTACTACTGGGAGGGCGAGCCCGGCGACAAGCGGACCCTCACCTACCAGGACCTGCTTGACGAGACGTGCCGGATGGCCAACGCCCTGCGAGCCCTCGGGGTGCAGAAGGGCGACAGGGTCGCCATCTACATGCCGATGATCCCCGAGCTCCCGGTCGCGATGCTCGCGTGCGCACGGATCGGCGCTCCCCACTCCGTGGTCTTCGGGGGCTTCTCGGCTGACGCGCTCGCGGGCCGCATCGATGACGCGCAGTGCACCACGGTAATCACCGCCGACGGCGGCTATCGCAAGGGCGCGACGGTTCCCCTGAAGAGCAATGCGGACGACGCCATGGCGCGCAGTCCATCGGTCCAGAACTGCGTGGTGGTCAGGCGCACGGGCGACGCCGTGGAATGGCAGGAGGGCCGCGACCACTGGTGGCACGAGCTGACCGCCGACCAGCCAGCCACCGCCACCCCGGAGCCGATGGACTCCGAGGACCTCCTCTACCTCCTGTACACCTCCGGCACGACGGCCAAGCCCAAGGGCATCATGCACACCACCGCGGGCTACCTGGTCGGGACCGCGGCCACCCATCGGCTCATCTTCGACATCAAGCCGGACGACGTGTACTGGTGCATGGCCGATATCGGCTGGGTGACCGGCCATTCGTACATCGTCTACGGGCCGCTCGCCAACGCGACGACCGGGATCATCTACGAGGGCGCCATCGACTTCCCTGACAAGGACCGATGGGCCCAGATCGCCGCCCGATACCGCGCCACGATCCTGTACACCGCCCCGACCGCCATCCGCGCCCTGATGAAGTACGGGCAGGAGGCCTTCGCCGGCGACGACCTGTCGTCCCTCCGGCTGTTGGGCTCAGTAGGCGAGCCGATCAACCCCGAGGCATGGGCCTGGTACTGGAAGTACATCGGGGGAGAGCGCTGCCCGGTGGTCGACACCTGGTGGCAGACCGAGACCGGCATGATCCTGATCACGCCGCTGCCGGGGATCACCACCACCAAGCCGGGGAGCGCCACCTTCCCGTTCCCGGGTGTCAAGGCCGACGTGGTCGACGAGGCCGGCAGCACCGTGCCGCTGGGTGGTGGCGGCTACCTCGTGCTCGAGCGGCCGTGGCCGGCCATGCTGCGCGGCATCTACGGCGACCACGACCGATACGTCGAGACCTACTGGTCGCGCTATCCCGGCCGATACTTCGCCGGGGACGGCTGCAAGCGCGACGACGAGGGCTACTACTGGCTCCTCGGCCGCGTCGACGACGTGATGAACATCTCAGGCCACCGCATCTCGACGACCGAGGTGGAGTCGGCACTCGTCTCGCACCCCGCCGTCGCCGAGGCTGCGGTCGTCGGCCGCACCGACCCGATCACCGGCCAGGCCATCTTCTGCTACGTGATCCTGCGTGCCGGGTTTGAGGCATCCGAGGAGCTGGCGGCCGAGCTGCGGGAGCACGTCGCCGAGGTGATCGGGAAGCTGGCGCGGCCCAAGCAGATCATGTTCACGCCGGACCTTCCCAAGACCCGCTCCGGCAAGATCATGCGTCGCCTGCTGCGCGACATCGCCGAAAAGCGGCCCCTGGGCGACGTGACCACGCTCGCGGACGAGGGGATCGTCTCCTCGATCCGTGAGCAGTCGGGTCGGGGAGAGGACTAG
- a CDS encoding cyclic nucleotide-binding domain-containing protein: MDDERLASIPLLAVLDKRARKQVLQTAREAHYAAGQTVVREGDPATVLYLIVSGHAGVEQEGRKVGSMGPGEFFGELALIEEHGRTATVVAEDELDCLLISAWEFKASLEEHPQMAIPMLNAIIARLHRREHHG; encoded by the coding sequence ATGGACGACGAGCGTCTGGCCTCGATCCCACTGCTGGCAGTCCTCGACAAGCGCGCGCGCAAGCAGGTCCTGCAGACGGCGCGCGAAGCTCACTACGCGGCCGGCCAGACGGTGGTGCGCGAAGGCGATCCCGCGACCGTGCTGTATCTGATCGTCAGTGGCCACGCCGGCGTCGAGCAGGAGGGACGCAAGGTCGGCAGCATGGGGCCGGGCGAGTTCTTCGGTGAGCTTGCTCTCATCGAGGAGCACGGTAGAACCGCCACGGTCGTGGCCGAGGACGAGCTCGACTGCCTGCTGATCAGCGCCTGGGAGTTCAAGGCGTCGCTCGAGGAGCATCCACAGATGGCGATCCCGATGCTCAATGCGATCATCGCCCGGCTCCACCGTCGCGAACACCATGGCTGA